A window of Synechococcus sp. MEDNS5 contains these coding sequences:
- a CDS encoding ParB-like protein translates to MQLPQYDSIPDHDSDHDLFEVRVNDLQPTQMCIGLSEVWSRQQDFHTQSPKDQRRYLRGKPVPLVRNRLGQLWMVDRHHRLRALLELDPSVACFGYVIAEIEGESRESALEALQKRGWLYLFDARGNGPKPAMELPQSLLGLQDDPYRSLVWKLKKEGVIKPQPLIPYHEFRWGRWLRTRPLPPFSSARLGPALPAARCLARSEAASHLAGWKGHAN, encoded by the coding sequence CTGCAACTTCCTCAATACGACTCCATACCTGATCACGACAGCGACCACGATCTTTTCGAGGTGAGGGTCAACGATCTTCAGCCCACGCAGATGTGTATTGGGCTCTCTGAAGTGTGGAGCAGACAGCAGGATTTCCACACCCAAAGCCCGAAAGACCAACGTCGCTATCTCCGCGGGAAACCAGTACCACTGGTTCGCAACCGTCTGGGGCAGCTCTGGATGGTGGATCGTCACCACAGGCTGAGGGCTCTTCTCGAACTTGACCCGTCCGTCGCCTGCTTCGGCTATGTGATTGCCGAAATTGAAGGCGAATCAAGGGAGTCGGCGCTCGAGGCGCTTCAGAAGCGCGGCTGGCTCTATCTGTTTGACGCTCGGGGAAATGGGCCCAAGCCGGCCATGGAACTTCCCCAGAGCCTCCTCGGTCTTCAGGACGATCCCTACCGGAGCCTGGTGTGGAAACTGAAGAAAGAAGGCGTGATCAAACCACAGCCCCTGATCCCGTATCACGAGTTCCGCTGGGGACGTTGGCTGCGCACCAGACCTCTGCCTCCCTTCAGCTCCGCCCGTTTGGGGCCAGCGTTGCCGGCAGCGCGATGCCTGGCCCGCTCAGAAGCAGCGAGCCATCTCGCCGGTTGGAAAGGACACGCCAATTAA
- a CDS encoding DUF2808 domain-containing protein: MRLIPTVLATTLMLAPLPARSLEINGQTSFVAVPTKARLVNYRWYAFEGRAVYYVVLDFPEGADAALGGISLEQIRGVQPAFLYGAVPVKAFIGTPRRESRAIPTVAEFSNQSRTVNVQFKEPVAPGNTVTVAFKAGTNPPADLYTFTLAAIPFGPSPIPQVVGVVQMDILNVN, encoded by the coding sequence ATGCGACTGATCCCCACCGTTCTGGCGACCACGCTGATGCTGGCTCCTTTGCCTGCAAGGTCCTTGGAAATCAATGGCCAGACAAGCTTTGTCGCAGTGCCGACCAAGGCCCGACTGGTGAATTACCGGTGGTATGCCTTTGAAGGGCGCGCGGTTTACTACGTGGTTCTCGACTTTCCAGAAGGAGCCGACGCTGCACTTGGCGGCATCAGCCTCGAACAGATCAGGGGGGTTCAGCCCGCCTTCCTTTACGGGGCTGTCCCGGTGAAAGCATTTATCGGCACTCCGCGCCGAGAAAGCCGAGCCATTCCAACGGTTGCTGAGTTCAGCAATCAGTCACGCACCGTCAACGTCCAATTCAAAGAACCTGTCGCCCCAGGAAACACGGTGACAGTCGCCTTCAAGGCTGGAACCAATCCACCTGCAGACCTTTACACCTTCACACTGGCAGCGATTCCTTTCGGGCCGAGTCCCATTCCACAAGTTGTTGGGGTCGTACAGATGGATATCCTCAACGTCAACTGA
- the gorA gene encoding glutathione-disulfide reductase, translating to MDQNFDLVVIGAGSGGLAAAKRASAHGARVALVEGDKVGGTCVIRGCVPKKLLVYGSKVSEHLADAPSYGVDVPPATINTPVLLQAVRAEVDRLNALHVNLLEKAGVTLVQGWGRFEDAHRIAVSAQPGGDVQHSLTAGRVLIAVGGRPLRPSISGAELGWVSDDMFLLERFPEHVVVVGAGFIACEFACILRGLGTAVTQLVRRDGLLRGFDRELAAAVQEGMVEKGVDLRFSTSPASIEGSPGDLVLVTDQGERIQAGGVLLATGRQPFLQGLKLEAAGLRSEGRKLAVDTDQRTSVSHIFAVGDVTDRICLTPVAVDEGRAFADTQFGGRPRQVNHDLVASAVFSQPELATVGLSEEAAISRFGSDAVVIHRARFRSMDQALPKRGPRTLLKLVIEAGTDKVLGCHMVGEHAAEIIQMAAIAVGMGATKADFDRTMALHPTVSEEFVTMA from the coding sequence ATGGACCAAAATTTTGATCTCGTTGTGATCGGCGCCGGCTCAGGTGGTCTCGCTGCTGCCAAGCGAGCCTCGGCCCACGGTGCACGCGTCGCCCTTGTGGAAGGCGACAAGGTCGGGGGGACCTGCGTCATCCGTGGGTGTGTGCCGAAGAAACTACTTGTGTATGGCTCCAAGGTTTCAGAACACTTGGCTGATGCACCGAGCTATGGCGTTGATGTGCCGCCGGCCACGATCAACACCCCTGTGCTTCTTCAAGCGGTGCGGGCTGAGGTGGATCGATTGAATGCTCTGCATGTGAACCTCCTTGAGAAAGCAGGAGTCACCCTGGTTCAAGGCTGGGGTCGCTTTGAAGATGCTCACCGCATTGCTGTTTCCGCTCAGCCTGGAGGCGATGTTCAGCACTCTCTGACGGCAGGCCGCGTTCTTATAGCTGTGGGAGGACGTCCCCTGCGTCCCTCGATTTCAGGGGCAGAGCTGGGCTGGGTCAGTGACGACATGTTCCTGCTTGAGCGCTTTCCCGAGCATGTTGTGGTGGTGGGTGCTGGTTTCATTGCCTGCGAGTTCGCCTGCATCCTCCGAGGACTCGGCACCGCCGTCACCCAGCTGGTGAGGAGAGATGGTTTGCTGCGTGGTTTCGACCGGGAACTCGCGGCAGCTGTGCAGGAGGGCATGGTGGAGAAGGGAGTGGATCTGCGTTTCTCCACCAGCCCTGCATCCATCGAGGGCTCGCCCGGCGATCTGGTTCTGGTGACGGATCAAGGAGAGCGGATCCAGGCCGGAGGGGTGCTGCTGGCAACCGGGCGTCAGCCTTTTCTGCAGGGATTGAAGCTTGAAGCTGCCGGCCTCAGGAGTGAGGGCAGGAAGCTGGCGGTAGACACTGACCAGCGAACCAGTGTTTCCCATATTTTTGCTGTGGGCGATGTGACTGATCGCATCTGCCTCACCCCTGTGGCGGTGGATGAGGGCAGAGCCTTTGCGGATACGCAGTTCGGTGGCCGGCCGCGCCAGGTGAATCACGACCTGGTGGCGAGTGCTGTGTTCAGTCAGCCCGAGCTGGCCACCGTCGGTCTTTCCGAAGAAGCCGCCATCAGTCGATTCGGTTCGGATGCTGTTGTGATCCACAGGGCGCGGTTCCGCTCCATGGACCAGGCACTTCCCAAGCGTGGTCCGCGAACTCTGCTCAAGCTGGTCATTGAGGCCGGCACGGACAAGGTGCTGGGGTGTCACATGGTGGGAGAGCATGCCGCTGAAATCATTCAGATGGCAGCGATTGCCGTGGGGATGGGAGCCACCAAAGCCGACTTTGATCGCACCATGGCTCTCCATCCCACTGTGTCGGAGGAATTTGTCACCATGGCTTAG
- a CDS encoding MotA/TolQ/ExbB proton channel family protein codes for MLTLEALRRGGVLIVPLMLVSVAVASMGVERLRFWWQWGRGDRVSPEHSLLELEQLKPSAASLRQQLLEARLERQLCRWDGALELCMVLGPLLGLLASVIGLMQLLQALGPGLTLPSQGGDLIAGYGQVLIGTVLGLLIAVLALLVQRLNRLRAQVVLDAFSDRCLERRSGQI; via the coding sequence GTGCTGACTCTCGAGGCTCTGCGTCGTGGAGGCGTGCTGATCGTGCCTCTGATGCTGGTCTCCGTCGCTGTTGCATCGATGGGAGTTGAGCGGCTGCGCTTCTGGTGGCAATGGGGCCGCGGCGATCGTGTCAGCCCGGAGCATTCACTGCTTGAACTCGAGCAACTCAAGCCATCGGCAGCATCACTGCGTCAGCAGTTGCTAGAGGCGCGACTCGAGCGCCAGCTCTGTCGCTGGGATGGGGCCTTGGAGCTTTGCATGGTTCTTGGGCCTCTCCTTGGGCTGCTGGCCTCGGTGATTGGCCTGATGCAGTTGCTCCAGGCGCTCGGGCCCGGACTCACGCTCCCTTCCCAGGGAGGAGACCTGATCGCCGGCTATGGCCAGGTGCTCATTGGCACAGTCCTCGGTCTTTTGATCGCGGTTTTGGCTCTTTTGGTGCAACGCCTCAACCGTCTTCGCGCCCAAGTGGTTCTTGATGCCTTTTCCGATCGTTGCCTGGAACGCCGCTCCGGTCAGATCTGA
- a CDS encoding GMC oxidoreductase, with protein sequence MIIDDRHYDIIVIGSGAGGGTLAGALSRQGRSVLLLERGEAMALSDQNVADVDLFRKDRYHPRNERWFGPDGDPIAPQTTYALGGNTKIWGAVLERMREKDFDDLPLQDGISPRWPFSYQHLAPYYDQAESLYQVHGQSGVDPTEPARSGDFGHAPKPLMPFLEPLREGLKRQGCQPYDLPLSWSSSQEDPSGDSQLYGLDNADPEKLEVRSMARVMRLHVNPSGREVKAVEADVAGESWLFSADVVVLAAGAINTPAILLRSSSEKHPRGLNNGSDQVGRNLMNLQLTSILQLAAEPNNGRYARSLGVNDYYWGDKNVSFPLGHIQAAGGVLQDALFAESPPVLSLVSKLIPDFGLERLASRSVAWWAMTEVLPDPHNKVWLNNDQIRINYLHNNREAHDRLVYRWIDTLTAVESDPITQVVTKAPTHPRGEAPLSVVGYACGTCRMGEDPAASVVDGDGRCHELDNLYIADSSVFPSCPSVGPGLTTIALALRMAAALQQRFNG encoded by the coding sequence ATGATCATCGACGATCGCCACTACGACATCATCGTCATCGGCAGCGGCGCCGGGGGCGGAACCCTGGCTGGAGCTCTGAGCCGACAGGGACGAAGTGTGCTCCTGCTTGAACGCGGGGAAGCCATGGCCCTGAGTGATCAGAACGTGGCCGATGTTGATCTCTTTCGCAAAGACCGTTACCACCCACGCAACGAACGCTGGTTCGGACCGGACGGCGACCCAATCGCCCCGCAGACCACCTACGCCTTAGGGGGTAACACCAAGATCTGGGGAGCCGTTCTCGAGCGCATGCGCGAGAAGGACTTCGACGATCTCCCTCTTCAGGACGGCATTTCTCCGCGCTGGCCCTTCAGTTACCAACACCTGGCCCCCTATTACGACCAGGCAGAAAGTCTGTATCAAGTGCATGGACAATCGGGCGTAGACCCCACGGAGCCTGCTCGCAGCGGTGACTTCGGCCATGCACCAAAACCGTTGATGCCCTTTCTCGAGCCCTTGCGGGAAGGTCTCAAGCGTCAAGGTTGTCAGCCCTATGACCTGCCCTTGAGCTGGTCGAGCAGCCAAGAAGACCCCAGCGGGGACTCCCAGCTGTACGGACTGGACAACGCCGATCCCGAGAAGCTGGAGGTGCGGTCAATGGCCCGGGTGATGCGACTCCACGTGAATCCAAGTGGTCGCGAGGTGAAAGCGGTGGAAGCCGATGTCGCCGGCGAAAGCTGGTTGTTCTCAGCGGATGTAGTTGTGCTTGCGGCTGGAGCGATCAATACGCCTGCGATCTTGCTGCGCTCCAGCAGTGAAAAGCACCCCCGAGGCCTCAACAACGGGTCTGATCAGGTGGGCCGCAATCTGATGAATCTTCAGCTCACCTCGATTCTCCAGCTGGCAGCTGAACCGAACAACGGTCGCTATGCGCGATCACTGGGCGTGAATGACTACTACTGGGGGGATAAGAATGTGAGCTTCCCCCTTGGTCACATCCAAGCTGCCGGGGGTGTACTGCAGGATGCGCTGTTTGCCGAATCACCACCGGTGCTCTCTCTTGTGAGCAAATTGATCCCTGATTTCGGTTTGGAGCGCCTGGCATCCCGTTCCGTGGCCTGGTGGGCCATGACGGAAGTGCTTCCCGACCCCCACAACAAAGTGTGGTTGAACAATGATCAGATCCGCATTAATTACTTGCATAACAATCGTGAAGCCCACGATCGCCTTGTTTACCGATGGATTGACACCTTGACGGCCGTCGAATCCGATCCCATCACCCAGGTGGTGACCAAAGCTCCAACACACCCCCGCGGTGAAGCGCCACTGAGCGTGGTTGGCTACGCCTGCGGTACATGCCGCATGGGCGAAGATCCCGCTGCATCTGTGGTCGATGGCGATGGCCGTTGCCACGAGCTCGACAACCTCTACATCGCCGATTCCAGCGTGTTTCCCAGCTGCCCAAGCGTCGGCCCTGGACTCACCACCATCGCCTTAGCGCTACGCATGGCCGCAGCCCTCCAGCAACGCTTCAATGGCTAA
- a CDS encoding heme-copper oxidase subunit III: MTSLDSSQQLNHTPGHIKHSGHNLTGFIIFLCSESIIFLAFFAGFTLFKITSPEWLPPGVEGLEVRMPLINTIVLVSSSFVAYFAERYLHKGNLWGFRIVWFITMLMGAYFVYGQYVEWSSLEFGLGSGVFGGTFYLLTGFHGLHVITGIGLMGLMLFHSFRPGNYEKGDMGVTAVSLFWHFVDVIWIILFVLIYVWQRTN; encoded by the coding sequence ATGACCAGCTTGGATTCATCCCAACAACTCAATCACACGCCGGGTCACATCAAGCATTCCGGCCACAACCTTACGGGGTTTATCATTTTCCTCTGCTCCGAAAGCATCATCTTTCTGGCATTTTTTGCAGGATTTACGCTGTTTAAAATCACGTCCCCTGAATGGCTTCCTCCAGGTGTAGAGGGCCTGGAAGTGAGGATGCCGCTCATCAACACAATTGTGCTGGTGAGCTCGAGCTTTGTGGCCTACTTTGCCGAGCGCTACCTCCACAAAGGCAACTTGTGGGGCTTCCGAATCGTGTGGTTCATCACGATGCTGATGGGCGCTTATTTTGTTTATGGACAATACGTTGAATGGTCAAGCCTGGAATTCGGACTTGGCAGCGGTGTATTCGGAGGAACTTTTTACCTCCTAACGGGATTCCATGGGTTGCATGTGATTACTGGCATTGGTCTGATGGGGTTGATGCTGTTTCACTCCTTCCGCCCGGGAAACTACGAAAAAGGAGACATGGGCGTCACTGCTGTGAGCCTGTTCTGGCACTTTGTGGATGTGATCTGGATCATCCTTTTTGTGCTGATTTACGTGTGGCAGCGCACCAACTGA